One region of Trichoderma breve strain T069 chromosome 7 map unlocalized scaffold00007, whole genome shotgun sequence genomic DNA includes:
- a CDS encoding ppx/GppA phosphatase family domain-containing protein — MPAANTVTLDNLSQKLPQWRPDEQNHLYAVVDMGSNGIRFSITSLAPPRARLLTPVYSAREAISLFDALTPSPSGPVFPTAIIESVSSAIARFHHLAVSHDVPPQHIMMLATEAMRRAVNAPEMLDAIAKATGGLSVSILDPPVETLLGAVMGSRSGLGGVPGGALFLDLGGGSVQMTWVDTSNQGYEIEAARAGGSLPYGAAKLMRVLQENPEHVRAAETANLRDGFRKLYAELCSKFSALQAIKAANETGEEVLVDVYMCGGGFRGYGSMLMHDDPISPYPISSSNTYAVRGSRFKETTRMLHMNQNYDGKIFGLSKRRRQQFPAIVTVVEAFIEAVPYLGWVTFCGGSNRQGALMMKLPQEIRESNPLDVLANVRDGEKEVFEAILGKLSESLPSDFAHARLPTIFNTGAGMLFIREIWNRHGHDADSNTAFAVHDAVSRDTDCPGLTHLVRALLGLGVAARWGGNLGPLDAQLHKGLQGILDDRGVDSSFWAQYLGAVASVIATIFPVMPKQAGQVIDTISFESHVEHREGKKDKVLLKIGLASEVARRINKEDLIDHVNSAAKVNAKATKTISTQIVIQS; from the exons ATGCCAGCCGCCAACACCGTGACGCTGGACAATCTGTCCCAGAAGCTCCCCCAATGGCGGCCAGACGAGCAGAACCACCTGTACGCCGTCGTTGACATGGGCAG CAATGGCATTCGCTTCAGCATCACTTCCCTGGCACCTCCCCGTGCTCGTCTTCTCACCCCGGTCTACTCTGCAAGAGAGGCCATTTCGCTGTTTGATGCCCTGACACCGTCCCCCTCCGGGCCTGTTTTCCCTACCGCAATCATAGAATCGGTGTCTTCTGCCATAGCACGCTTTCACCATCTTGCCGTCTCTCATGATGTCCCTCCCCAACATATCATGATGCTGGCTACTGAGGCCATGCGGCGGGCCGTCAACGCCCCTGAGATGCTAGATGCTATCGCAAAGGCCACTGGAGGACTGAGTGTTTCCATCCTTGATCCCCCCGTCGAGACACTACTTGGCGCCGTCATGGGATCGAGGAGTGGCCTTGGGGGTGTTCCTGGCGGTGCTCTGTTCCTTGACCTTGGGGGCGGAAGCGTGCAGATGACTTGGGTGGACACTAGCAATCAAGGCTACGAAATAGAGGCAGCTCGTGCCGGAGGGAGCCTGCCTTATGGTGCCGCGAAGCTAATGCGTGTGCTACAAGAGAATCCCGAGCATGTGCGCGCTGCCGAGACGGCCAACCTAAGGGATGGCTTCCGGAAATTATACGCCGAACTATGCTCCAAGTTTTCCGCTCTACAAGCCATCAAAGCTGCAAACGAGACGGGAGAAGAGGTTCTCGTCGATGTTTACATGTGCGGTGGCGGGTTCCGCGGCTACGGCAGCATGCTGATGCATGACGACCCTATCAGTCCCTACCCCATCTCGTCCTCCAACACCTATGCTGTTCGTGGCTCGCGGTTCAAGGAGACAACCAGAATGCTGCACATGAACCAAAACTACGATGGTAAGATCTTTGGCTTGTCCAAGAGGCGCAGACAGCAGTTCCCTGCCATCGTCACCGTCGTCGAGGCTTTCATCGAAGCTGTTCCATACCTTGGCTGGGTCACCTTCTGTGGAGGGTCCAATCGACAAGGCgctttgatgatgaagcttccCCAGGAAATTAGAGAGAGTAACCCTCTTGATGTCCTGGCCAATGTACGGGATGGTGAAAAAGAAGTTTTTGAAGCCATTCTAGGAAAACTATCAGAATCTCTTCCGTCAGACTTCGCCCACGCCCGCCTCCCCACCATCTTCAATACCGGTGCGGGCATGCTCTTCATTAGAGAGATCTGGAACCGCCACGGCCATGACGCAGACTCCAATACTGCTTTTGCCGTCCACGATGCCGTCTCTCGTGACACTGACTGCCCGGGCCTGACTCATCTTGTCCGCGCGCTCCTTGGTCTTGGCGTCGCCGCGAGATGGGGAGGCAACCTCGGGCCACTTGATGCCCAACTACACAAAGGCCTACAGGGTATACTTGATGACAGGGGTGTCGATTCGTCTTTCTGGGCCCAGTACCTTGGTGCCGTCGCAAGTGTCATAGCCACCATATTCCCCGTCATGCCGAAGCAAGCGGGCCAAGTAATCGACACTATCAG CTTCGAGTCACACGTCGAGCACAGAGAGGGCAAGAAGGACAAAGTTTTGTTGAAGATTGGCTTAGCTAGCGAAGTTGCCAGACGTATCAACAAGGAGGATCTCATCGACCATGTCAACTCTGCGGCTAAAGTCAATGCAAAGGCCACCAAGACGATCTCAACACAAATAGTCATTCAATCATGA
- a CDS encoding annexin domain-containing protein codes for MSYQGYGQPYGQPPPPQGYGQYPPPQQGQYPPQQQGQYPPPHGQYPPAQQGQYGQHPPPQQGGYYQSPPPPPGQYPPPQAPYGQPPPQQYGAPPPQHQQPYGAPPPVQPTPPSIGYGAPQIIQWDGTPDAQALRGAMKGFGTDEKTLINVLSRKDPLQIEVIRSTYERTFKRRLVEDIKSETRSWFEFGLVQLARGPLLADIHNLFDAMAGPGTKEIVMNDILLSRSNADLRAIKSAYQQTFRRSLENDVKGELSFKTERHFLIVLAANRAEDSAPVNPQQVEEDVMNIYRATEGKVGTDEILVCSILSNRNDNQIRAVAHTYKQKFNRDLDTVIQSEFSGHMRDALLFQLRHAVDKYMHAAQLLEDSMAGLGTKDHLLISRTIRFHWDRNELANVKGAYQHRYKKPLATRIRGETSGDYQKLMVACVGE; via the exons ATGTCTTATCAAGGATATGGCCAGCCCTACGGCC AACCGCCGCCTCCCCAGGGCTATGGCCAGTATCCCCCTCCTCAACAGGGCCAATAtcctcctcaacagcagGGCCAGtaccctcctcctcatggGCAATATCCTCCAGCCCAGCAAGGGCAATACGGCCAGCATCCTCCCCCTCAGCAGGGAGGCTATTACCAGTCTCCCCCGCCCCCTCCCGGCCAATATCCCCCACCACAAGCGCCCTACGGAcagccgccgcctcagcAATACggggctcctcctcctcaacaccagcaacccTACGGAGCGCCTCCTCCAG TGCAGCCTACGCCGCCGTCTATTGGCTATGGCGCACCCCAGATCATTCAATGGGACGGCACCCCAGATGCCCAGGCTTTGCGCGGGGCCATGAAAGGCTTTGGAACGGACGAGAAGACACTGATTAATGTTCTCTCGCGAAAAGACCCGCTACAGATTGAGGTGATCCGATCCACTTACGAGCGCACCTTCAAGCGCAGGCTGGTAGAGGATATAAAGAGCGAGACAAGGAGTTGGTTCGAATTTGGTCTGGTGCAGCTTGCCCGTGGTCCACTGCTGGCTGACATTCATAACTTGTTCGATGCCATGGCCGGCCCGGGAACGAAGGAGATTGTCATGAATGATATTCTGCTGTCAAGATCCAACGCCGACCTGAGGGCTATCAAGAGCGCGTATCAGCAAACATTCCGACGAAGCTTGGAGAACGATGTCAAGGGTGAACTGAGCTTCAAGACGGAGAGGCACTTCTTGATAGTGCTGGCTGCTAATCGGGCGGAGGACTCAGCGCCAGTAAATCCACAgcaggtggaggaggacgtCATGAACATCTACAGGGCGACCGAGGGCAAGGTTGGCACCGACGAGATTCTGGTTTGCAGCATTCTAAGCAACAGAAACGACAACCAGATCCGAGCCGTCGCCCATACCTACAAGCAAAAGTTCAACCGCGACTTGGATACCGTAATTCAGAGC GAATTCTCTGGCCACATGAGAGATGCTCTACTATTTCAGCTTCGTCATGCTGTTGATAAATATATGCACGCTGCGCAGCTTTTGGAGGATTCCATGGCCGGCTTGGGCACCAAGGACCATCTCCTCATTTCTCGAACCATCCGTTTCCACTGGGATCGGAACGAGCTTGCAAACGTCAAGGGGGCCTATCAGCATCGGTacaagaagccattggccACTCGTATCAGAGGAGAGACATCTGGCGATTACCAGAAGCTGATGGTTGCCTGTGTTGGAGAGTGA